In Tursiops truncatus isolate mTurTru1 chromosome X, mTurTru1.mat.Y, whole genome shotgun sequence, the following proteins share a genomic window:
- the CITED1 gene encoding cbp/p300-interacting transactivator 1 isoform X4, with protein MPTMSRPALDVKGGTSPMKEDANPEMSSLAYSNLAVKDRKAVAILHYPGVTSNGTKANGASASSSGSPSPISSPTAAPPTKPPPFNLNPAPHLLASMQLQKLNSQYHGMAAATPGQPGEAGPLPNWGFGAQAGGAGSLSPSAGAQSSAIIDSDPVDEEVLMSLVVELGLDRANELPELWLGQNEFDFTADFPSGC; from the coding sequence gATGCCAACCCAGAGATGAGCTCTCTGGCCTACTCTAACCTGGCGGTGAAAGATCGCAAAGCAGTGGCCATCCTGCACTACCCCGGGGTAACCTCGAATGGAACCAAGGCCAATGGGGCTTCTGCTAGTTCCTCGGGATCTCCATCTCCAATAAGCTCTCCTACTGCCGCCCCTCCCACTAAACCCCCACCCTTCAACCTGAACCCCGCCCCTCACCTGCTGGCCAGTATGCAGCTGCAGAAACTTAATAGCCAGTATCATGGGATGGCCGCCGCCACTCCGGGCCAACCTGGAGAGGCAGGGCCCCTGCCAAACTGGGGCTTCGGGGCTCAGGCGGGAGGGGCGGGGTCACTCTCTCCTTCTGCTGGTGCCCAGAGCTCTGCCATCATCGATTCAGACCCGGTGGATGAGGAGGTGCTGATGTCACTGGTGGTGGAACTGGGACTGGACCGAGCCAATGAGCTTCCGGAGCTGTGGCTGGGACAGAATGAGTTTGACTTCACTGCAGACTTTCCATCTGGCTGCTGA